A genomic region of Oncorhynchus mykiss isolate Arlee chromosome 2, USDA_OmykA_1.1, whole genome shotgun sequence contains the following coding sequences:
- the LOC110510520 gene encoding 2-iminobutanoate/2-iminopropanoate deaminase, with product MSSIIRKIINTTKAPAAIGPYSQAVVVDRTMYVSGQLGMDPASGQLVEGGVQAQTKQALVNMGEILKEAGCGYDSVVKTTVLLADMNDFVSVNDVYKTFFSSSFPARAAYQVAALPRGGLVEIEAVAVLGPLTEVS from the exons ATGTCTTCGATCATCAGGAAGATAATCAACACCACTAAAGCGCCAGCAGCTATCGGGCCGTACAG CCAGGCGGTGGTGGTGGACAGGACCATGTACGTGTCAGGCCAGCTGGGGATGGACCCTGCCTCTGGTCAGCTGGTGGAGGGAGGGGTCCAGGCTCAGACCAAACAG GCTCTGGTAAACATGGGGGAGATCCTGAAGGAAGCAGGGTGTGGATATGACAGTG TCGTGAAAACCACAGTTCTTTTGGCTGACATGAATGACTTCGTCAGTGTGAATGATGTCTATAAAACAT TTTTCAGCAGTAGCTTCCCAGCTAGGGCTGCCTACCAGGTCGCTGCTCTGCCCAGG ggtggGCTTGTAGAGATTGAAGCTGTTGCTGTTCTGGGCCCTCTGACTGAGGTCTCTTGA